Proteins from a single region of Nerophis ophidion isolate RoL-2023_Sa linkage group LG10, RoL_Noph_v1.0, whole genome shotgun sequence:
- the llph gene encoding protein LLP homolog has translation MAKSLRSKRKRKMRAEKRKKNAPKELVRLKQALSNDKKGDAIMTDLEEIATVVPAEKIKGDADVTTEAGDCEHKMDVDSKRNKKTMLNEHGQYPVWMNQRQAKKLKAMRLKKKGCRVKKKKKGIAW, from the exons ATGGCCAAAAGCTTGCGTAGCAAACGAAAGAGGAAGATGCGAGCAGAGAAGAGGAAGAAAAACGCCCCAAAGGAGTTAGTCCGCCTCAAACAAGCCCTGAGTAATGACAAGAAAGGCGATGCCATCATGACCGACCTGGAGGAGATCGCCACTGTGGTGCCGGCTGAAAAGATCAAGGGGGATGCTGACGTTACGACAGAAGCTGGCGATTGTG AGCATAAAATGGACGTGGACAGCAAGCGCAACAAGAAGACTATGTTGAATGAGCATGGACAGTATCCTGTGTGGATGAACCAGCGACAGGCCAAGAAGCTGAAAGCCATGCGACTGAAAAAGAAAGGGTGTCGggtcaagaagaagaagaagggcaTTGCCTGGTGA